The window CAATactacttttaaattaaattcagtTTTATATGTTCCTCACATTAACAAAAATTTGGTTTCGGTAAGTCAATTCACTGCTGATAACAAtgtttttattgaatttcatgTGGAGTATATTTTTGTGAAGGACGAATGCACGCAGAAGCTCCTGTTCAGCGGCAAAACTGAGGGTGGTCTTTATCCTTTGCGACCTCCAAATCTTTTCAAGCTTTTTCCTATCAACGTGTCCTGTTAGATATTTGGCATTCTCGTATTGGTCATGCTTCATTCAAAACTGTCAAGCATTTGACTTCCAGGGtgtctcttaaaaaaaaaaacccactgTGGTTCGTTCAAGTACGGAGGCAGAGTATAACTCTTTTGCTAATGCTACCTCTGAATTGTTATGGATTAAAACTCTTTTGCGTCAACTTGGCAATGCCCGTGCCTATGGTGTAACAATCTTAGGCCTACGTACTTGTCTGCGAATCCTGTCCTTCATGCTCGAACTAAGTATGTTGAAATCGATTACCATTTTGTCCAAGAGCAAGTTCAAAGGCGTTCGTTATCTGTTCATTTTCTACCAAGTGAATCTCAACTCACGGATGCACTCACCAAGCCATTGCCTATTGCCAGATTTCAAGATCTATGCACCAAGCTGTTCGTCCGCTCACTCTCGCTCAGCTCGAGGGGAAATCATAAGGAAGTCAATGCTATCACCAAATGTGCACAAGACAAGGCCACATGATGTATGCAATACACCATTATAGGATTGTAGTTTTTCCATGTATAGCCTAGTTTCCTAAAGTCGTATATTCCTTTACCATACACATGTAATtctgtcttatatatatatatatatatattggaatagccgaaaaaaattttggttgagTGAGATTACAAAATCactgtataatcattttgaaaaagagtggggttcacaattaaaaaactagtttttttcatgtgggtcccgtatttattcatttttttcaaaaagattgtgTAGCGCTCGCATAATttatgattgcaaatatcattctCATTTAATAACTATTTCAAAGTAGGTCGATTGGAATTCAGGTTTAATGGGAAAGAGATTTCTTGAAGTTTTACTTATTATAGGGGTGAGTATGCACCGACTTAGTCGGAGTTGGATTCTCCTAAATCTGACTCCCACTCTGACTTTGTTAGAATTCAAATTTAAACTCTAACTTCGACTTGTCGGAGCAGAGTCGGATTTGGGCTTTTAGCTTTgggtttcttcttttttttagtttcatatttagcctatttaaaaaagaatcttttgtgggttttcaaatttcaatttttcgaaaaaaaaattaaaaactaaaactaaaacatttACTACTAATTTACTTGtatattaatatctaatttatttttatactagacttatagtatagtgtctaattatattttatcatactataatattacacattactttagtgtctaattataaattattatactatagtattacatgttattatattataccagtgtctaacttatttataacttattatactagacttatgtattaattatttctatactagtgtctaatttatttctatacttatattatagtgtTAGTTCTTTCATGTTGTCTTAGAACAGATCGAAAGAGAACAAATATCGAAAGAGGGTTCAAACCCAAGTGAGGAATCCAAGTAGAActgaaaatgaattaatatatatcattcttgAGCATATAAACCAACATATAAATGGAACTCATGTCTATTAAGCACACAACCACAACAATTCCTCAAGAAATGGCCCCAAGACAACGaaaaaaatggtttatgaaACAACCAACTACTTCGCATAGACCCAAATGTCTAAAAGAACATGCTCTTTTGGTGGTTGGAACATTCAACTTCTATGATATTAAGTGTGAAAAGTACCCATTCTGATATTTACATCATGGACTTCAGTGAAAATTACATGATTTCATCCCCTGCCAAAAGTGCCCGTACAAGGTGGCAAATGCTATCCTTCTAGCTTGCAGCGGGAACCTCCCAACAAAGACACAAACAAAGCTAGCGAagtcaaaataacaaaaagcaaAGATGCTCGCCAATGATTGCTTGTTCTAAGAGAAAATCTACCCAACGGGTATTTTGGTGGCTGCTCTTGGTTTGGATTTTCATCTTCCCCAGTTTCCAACAGTTTTGATGCATCTGCAGGAAAGACTCTTGCTTTTTTCATTCTTGGTTTGATTCTGCTATTTGCCCTGCCTTGTAAAGGAAGCCCCCGTGCAGCAATTTCTTGAATTGGTTGTTGAGCTACTCCCTCGGCCCTAGTCATTACTGGAAGGGGTCTGGGAGTAACAGATGAAGAAGATTCGTCCAGCTTAACGATGTCATCTCTAAGTATCTCAGCGTAAAGATCTTCTTCAATGCCAGCTCCCTAGATTGTAAGAACAGGATGGATAAGATGTCTTTTAGTTAGCATGTGGAGTTACAATGCAATTTCCCCCAACAAACCTACCTTCTGGTGACTGGAAGTTTCTGCCATTGCGGCCACATTTGTTAGTTTCTGATCATATTCAGCTGTGGAATCAGTTTGATTATTGGAATAAGAATCGTGACTTCTACCAACTGCCTCACCCCCCTTGGATAATCCCAACTCCTCAACACCAACTTTGGAGACTGCGTGATTAATCGAAGGCAAAGTTAGCAAATTCCTTTGTCTAGAAGAAGCTCGGTTTGAGGAATCATTTAAATGGAAGCCACTGTTCTTCCGGAGCTGACAAACAACCAAAGTATCCTGCATATAGACAAGGGAAGAATCCAGCAAATACTACTTCCTCCAGAAAGAACGTAATGAAGTTTAAGCAAGTGCAAACATCTTACAATTAACTAATGCTGGTTCACTGAAACTCCACATTTCATAAGATACCATTTCCCATCAAAATTTATCTGCAGCATGAAAAATAATCACCAAACCGAGCAACAATTAAAGCCTTGCTGCTGATATATTTCAGGGGGGATGAATTAGAAAAGGATATCTACAAACCCAAATTCTTATTCCCAGAAATTACAAAGCAAATTAAGaacatattattatatgcaCCACGTAAGGAAGGAAAGAGATGTAAGGGACctttatttttggttgtttggTTGTCCAGGAAGGAAAGGAAGGGAAAACCTTTCATAGGGGCAGGGGGGATAGGGGGTTGCATTGAGTTCTCCAAACTTCAAAGAAAGCAAAAGGTTGATCCCTCAATTTCCCTTGCCCTCCCCAAAAtttagagagaaagagagagaactgaTTCCCCTCCAATTCCCCTTCCTCCCTTGTGAGTTACAAGAATCCGTAACTAAGAAGAATATCAAACTATAAGAAAGATTTTGTATTTCACTTGGGTTTATATCTTCAAATTCAATTGATATTATAATTCTGTTATATTAATTCCATATTTGctataatgcatgcatgttacaTTCAGGAACATCAAACATGGATGACAAATGTTTCTGAGTTGGATAATTTCAACCTATGTCATAGCTATAGGGCAGCCACAAACTTCCCTTTCGCATGATTGATATTTAATGAAGTGTCAAAGTCACTAGTTCCATAATTAAATCACGCAGACATTGTGCACCGATTCAGGCAATGTAAGAACACAGAAACTGCAGATCCAAACATATCCAGGGGAACCTTCCCAGTGGCGTTGAGGCTAGAGGTCAGAAATGCATAGTATCTTGGGGGTAAAAGAGCATATGTACTGCCTAGACTTGAGCAAAGAAAATAACAGCCATctttttattggaaaaaaagGGGGGGCTAGTTGAAAGATCTGGGTTATATTAAGTCAAGCAGAAACTACTGCTATTGCTTGATTGAGAATAATGACAGTTTGGAGGAAACCTAAAGAGGCCAGATTTCAAAGGGTCCCTTTGTGGGGTATGTTGTGCTTTCAAAGAGAGCAAAATGTTCGGACTTTAATAGTATCAATGTTCCACTTTGAATACTTTTCTCATAGAGAAATACTTTGGCCAcaaaagtaatttcacaaactgatgtgatttgatgtagttcgtcagattgtaaagctacttttattgtaaagtagatctgatAGATGACATGAGGTTATTTCAGTTTGtaggattacttttgtgtaatctctttgttgTTGTAGCAATCCTCTTTctcataacataattattaactcagagagagagagagagagagctactgACAACACACTACTGGTCTACTGTAGAGTAGAGCCTCAAATCCAATCATGCTTTCCATGCTAATATACTTgcagaaaataagaaaaaagtttCTGATATGATGACCAAAACAAAAGTGTAAATGGAACATCAGCAGTTTTTATATCCCGTACAAGGAACCTAACCAACactactattttataattaaaatcatttctgCCTCATCCGGCATCCAGAGTATTCAGGCAAACTAGGAGCAGAGCTAGACCTGCAATAATTCTTGGAAAGCTGTTGGGTCCAAGCAGCGTAAAATGCTCATCTGATGAAATCCAAATAGAACATCCCCCTTAGGGGggcaaaacaaagcaaaacaagAACAGAAATATAAAAGACGCCAATTCATGGAACTGAAGAAAATACTCATAATTTTGCTGCTACAAGTGCAATGTAAACAGCTCTAAGATTTTGTTCAACAAGGTGAATTGCTCAACTAAGACATTCAAATGCAGCCAACCAGTTAGCTACAGCTACGTTGTTTCTCAATGATACCAATTTGGGGGCCACACTCCCATTTCCATCCCTGTCAAGGTAATCTTCCCCTATCCCCTACCTGTCCCTGTATCCATATATGCCTCACCATGCCcccattttatatttatgtatttcctCATttgtttatcaatttatttttatattgcaCACTGAAAAGTATATATAAGTTAAATAGACACATTAAACCCAGCATGTatgagaaatgaaataaatttcaCTGGTCAAAATTTgtctatattctaaaattgtaCAAACCTTAGTAGATGAATAAGGAATATCCACCCAATGCCATGCATGGTAGGAAATGTCCCCGCTAAATTGCGTCTAAATTGCCGTCTCCACAGGATAACAAATCACAGGTGCATGAATTGTAATCACATAACAAATCCTTccatataaaatgatataaaataaaaattcacatctATTACTTAGCAGGGGaataatatactttttattaaCAGGTCACCTGGGAAATTCCGTCCATGCAATATTCATGCATAATCCATTCAGTCCTTTCCCCTTTCGGTGCACGACCTTTGTGGAACACTAGAGTCCTCTTTGTACCTATCATTTCGGGACCAGACTTTACGTTTCTTCCTTTCCCGGTGGCTTTCCAATACCCTAATTCAGTTGTCCTCCTACTTTGCAAGCCATTTGCATACTTTCTTCcacgaggagaaaagaagaACCACTCATTATCAGATTGAATGACTGATTTAGCTGTTTGCAAATACACCCACAGTAATGAGTAACCAAGCCCGTTTAAAACCAGCGTCGTTGTTAAGAGAAATTTCACCAGAATGTACAAATGTGAAATATATCCCAGCACTGCATATTTACACTACAGAACCAATATGtaacttcatatttaaaaaacaaaacaagaaatattCAAACATGTTCTGCACTCCAGGCAAGTAAACAATTGTGGGCCTGAAGTTgcttagattattattatttttttaatcaattggaTATCAAGCAAACTTGACCCAATTTTAAGATGAAACATGGAGTAATAACTCATCTGAGTACAGAGTAAGAGGATTGCTATTAATCATCCTTTTAACTGTCATCCTTTCATCATACTCAAATGTGGCATCATATGATTGATTGTTAGAGgggtaaataataataataaataaatttctaatcatTTGATACCAAATCAGTGAACTGGATGTTAAaaggatgatgaataatatatcactaacatACGATAGGaagaacataaataaaaataaatgttagaaCTGAAAGTATGCTCGACTCTTTGCCAGTATGGAACCTCATGACTCTGATGGAAACAAGGAATTTATGGCAACACTGAGCATCCAACAGGCTCCATGTGAGAACAAAGCTTAAAAATCTTCCCAGTATAAAGgtattatatttgagatgattgaaaatattttcctatACGAACCAACATCAAGCACACAATCAGAAGAATAAAGTAAAAAGGCGtcttaaaaaggaaaacagaaaTCATGCTAACTTAATCGATCTAAAACTCATCAGGAATCTGAACCCATTGGGCATCTAGAGCAAAAAGAGAACAGTGATGACTTGACAATTGTACGCCTTTTAAGTTCGTACAGATTTTCCTTTATTGTGCTTGGTAGACCACATCAAAGGAAGTATGTCACAACCTTCAACCACAGCAAAAGTAATGAAAGGCtagattttaatttctcaacCTCTTCAAGTTAGAATTTTTTAAGAGTTTCTCCATTATCAATCAACTGTACAAAATGCTTGTATCTGCTTTCCCAGGTCACGTCATGAATATCAAAGGTTAGAGGCTGAGCaattccaaaaagaaagaagtttgAAACtcaaaagaataggcaaaatacaaaaacaaaaatctaattCCCTTTTACTTTCCTTCGTTTTTTCAGTAATCAAACGCAGCCAAAATTCTACCAGTTAGTTGCACTTCAATTCTCACCAAGCAAACACAAAACGTGGTTGTTtaacaaaacacacaaaaaacgAGAGAAAGAGCAAAGTGATGTATGTTCCAAGTGAAGCAACAAACCAACCTGGTAAATCCCAAGGCTCGTATCCATACATGTCAACCTCGGAAATCACTTCCACACGCTTATCCGACCCCTCAACCTTCTTCTGCAGGTAAAAGGAAATCAATTCCACGTCCGTCGGTGAGAACCGAAAGCCCGGAAACATAGTTGACGCCGTTATCAATATCTTTGCCTGCTTTGAAATCCCCTCTATCTCGGTCTCTCCCGAAGGCACCTCCATgtctctttgtttctctctgaATTATAATCTCTAGAGTTTAAGCATACTAACGAGAAGGAAACTGACTCAATGGAAACTGAAAGCCTGAGAATTCGAAACCCCTCTACCTCTGGTGGATCATCGTTTCTCTATTCTCGCggctttctttctttgtttcttacTTCCTTTTCTCTTGGTTGCTCGCTCTGCTTTAGGAGAGTTGCGAGGTTTCACGGGTTGTCAACTTGTCATGCGAGCGTGGCGGGTTTTTGGGTGGCGGCGGGAAGGACATGCTGCACGCCTGCACCGTTGGCCCAAGTCGTGATTGTCACGTGGTGGTGCGTTGAACGAGAGAGGCCCATACGTGGAATGACTGTTCTATTTTGATAATTGGGTTATAATATCTAACTtcgaaaaataatttgttttcaatgaatctgttttgtaattatatatatatatatatatattaaagtttggTATGctagattataataataatgtataattttttggatTGATAAAGAGAGCACGTGGCTCTAGTATTGTTTTCATAAGTTtataatagatcatatataCTATAGTTAAAGGGTGTGATCTTTTTACATATGATAACcacttgttttaatatttaatattaaagtatgTAAAATATTAGTATCAAATCATGAAAGGAAATAATTagaataacaattaaaataaaccaATCCTTAGAACAGGCTAGATTATATCATATCAAGAAATGAGTCATGAAATTTGTTATGTTTTCCGTGTCTTAGATATAGTAGTACTGAAGCATTTAATCCACTTCTAGTGAGTggttttatagaaatttatatCAATCCAATCTAtatgaaagaatatttttgtttcttataatatttaatagcaTCTTTGATTAATAATTGTAATGTTTCATAATcattgtttaaactaataattttttctacagttttaatagtataattagtaagaaatgataattttgaaaaaaaatagattgttTATAGATTTGTTTTTTAGAACATTAAGAATTGtccaattttataaatttctttcaatgttgaaaatattataatcttcgttatatgattatataatcATATGATTTCATATAcatctccttatacttaaaaagcCTATCGATGGATGAACATGAATAAACAGTAACAATTTGAAATGAAACTTAAGTGTTGGTCTTttctttctaataaaatataaaaaaattagctCAATATATTTCCTCTATGTGGAATATAGAATTGAAAAAGTGAGGTTAGCCATTCACTTCAAGAACCTTTAGAACCTCTTGAACAAATCTGATCAACTATATGTAGGGTGAAATATCTTAGTAAAAAATCAATGCTaaggtgaccaaattcgtgggctttaatgggcctaaaccaaatGGGACTCAATTTCGAGTTTTAAGAAGGTTTGAattgctatcaagtccaaatcaaattttttttgacCCAATCAAATATCCAAAGTTGGTAATATGTAAGGGTTTGTTTGAAGAAAATTGATGAgccatcccaaaaaaaaaaaggaaaaaaacttaGAGAATGAAAATGCAGATGGATTACAGAAGGTAAagaagatttgatgtgaattaaataaaactcaagactgattttaagatataaaaatgaGAACAAGATAAGCTAtcatttcttcaaatcttaCTTGGTCAGGATTACAAGATATGCTggatatatattatcaaaagtTATTTAGCTAAGCCAACTAGATTAACTACAGATTGTCCATATTTTTCTCGTAAACGTTGAACCTCTGTTGTTAACTGCTGATGTTGactttgtatttgaattatctcTCGTTCCAGGTCCTCTATTCATGGTTGCAAATCATGAGCGTACTAGTCCGTAAATTTCTTCAactcttcattttcttgatttaatcttttattctttctatttttattagtaAGCCTTTGCCACAAGTTAGATATTTGATTATTAAGCTGATCAACTTCACTCGCCCTCGTCAGTAATCTCTGAGACATGGTCATAACAGAAGTAGCATATTGAGCACTGAGCATTTTTTATTCTGCAACAATCTCAAAATCAGTCCTACcagaaaaaatgtatatatgcTCTTATCATGATGTTGATAGCCTCAGAAGAGAAAATTGATAGTTGAGAGATAAATGATTTTTGattcaaatctaaaacattaatagaagAAAGTTGTTCGGCCATACTATCGTTCTATGTATAATCTGTTCAAGAAGTAATTTGAGAAATCTTTTTTCCTGGGTATTTGATGGGTGATGTTGGATAAAGCAAAAGGAAGATGTGATTGCCCCTTTCACGTTCATAACCTTTTAAATTTCAGTAATATAAGAGTGGTGGCTGGAGAGACAAACAAAAGCAGTAAACCGAATAAAAAACCTGAGTTGATGGATCAGTAGTACTGCTAAGAACTTTGCGTGATCAGTGTAACTTTGCAATCACGGACGAGCAATGATACAGTAACAATCTATTTGCATTTTATTTACaacttatctataaaaaaaatttccattaatTCAAACgcataaaatcaaaatcaaaatcaaaataaatattttaaaataatattatatttaaaaaaaaatgaaatctaatattaaaaaattagttttttttttatataaatcttatattttatttatttttttaaataattatataataataacataatttataattataaatatcttttctcttatcCTAAAAGATAACAAAGATGGcccaaatttaaaagaatttttaatcAATATGGAGACAAAAATTCCGTAAGTAACATGGACTTGTGAGGTAAGGTCCCTCCAAGAGCTAAAAATAGATTTCTCGACCTGGCCCCTACGTGGTCTGGTCTTGGACTTATCAAGATAATTAGGACTAAAATCCCAGTGCGTtcgtgctagctagctagctagaagatccagacaacaaaagaaaaaatggcactggatttgatggatttgaaaaTTGATTAATTTACACCTAACTAGCTAGCTTTATTTGGAATCCAAATTCATATTCCTTTCCCCTTTCACGTtcataacctttgaaatttcagtaataataaaaaatatttgtagacGTAAAGTTTTAATCGtcgcataattatttaaaaataaataaataaaatataaaactcatataaaaaaaaaattttaataaaaaattttatttttttttcaaaataattatacagcgTTTACGTactttacgattatatataaaattactctattaaaaatgatacagttcaatctatttacattttatttgcaacttatcaacaaaacaatattttttttaattcaaacacataaaaccaaaatcaaaattaaaataaatatttttttttataaaaaaggtgcattattttctctcaaaattttcttaGAATTTTCTTGTACAAGGCGTTCATTAAGAGATGACTTTTCATCCTTTCTCACTGTTTTTTTGGAGGAGAAATCGCATTGATAGTAGTGGGTAGGTGAGATATATTACCCCAAAGGTAAGATTCTAACTGCACGAAGATGTCTCACATCTAACATCGTTGGATTATTGATCATGTACATGCCAAGCAGCCGTACGCGCGTGCTTCGGAATTTAATATCAGCTTCCCCCACCCAATTCGCTTTTGGTAAAAGTAGTATGGGTGACTTGAGAGTGGTCCTCATTATCAAACAACTTAAGaaattttctactttattttctCTCATACACTCTTACCCAAGAACCAAAACCTTACGGTTAtagaacccttttttttttaatctcttcttGCATTTTATAGCAAGCAAACAGATCAGGAAAAAAACCAAAGTAGGTCAAATAATCAGCaactaaaatttctcaaaacccatGATCAGTAAAACCATTCCACTCTCCTTGATTTCTCCCTCACGCCTCCTCTTCCAGCCAGCCACCACAGCACATCGACGGTATGTACCACAAGCACACCATGGTTTTAGAATACATTACTTTTCGGTTatctaaatttttgttttaaagttatattgatAAGTGAGGTTCAGATGATTGATTATTAGGTGATTCAAATGAGATATAGTGGTGTATATATAAGAGTCTACAGACAAGATATAACATTTCcatagatttcaaaatttgttgctttattttcttcatttaaagAGTTTATTTGTTTGTGGGTTTTTGATTTGGACCTTTTTAGTCTGAAATTCATACTACAGAGTTCTTCTTAaagtatttattcattttcccTCTAAAATTTGCatcttttgtgtgtgtgtgtgtttttttttccttttcccttctATTTATTCTAGATAtggaatattatataaaattgtagcatgaaagtaataatatatttcaattcaaaaaatgtttaatgTTTCTACAATTAGGTCTCAATTATAATGGCACTAAAAGggtcatataatttttatgctTGTTGGCAGtgcatttctaatttttagtcTCCATTCTTTTCAGCTCGGTTGAGTTTGCTAAGTTAGTTGGACTTCTTTGTTCTACATCCAATAGCCCCGAGGTAACTGACGATACTCAGAATGTATCTATTTCAATAGTTGGTTTTGACATAT is drawn from Juglans regia cultivar Chandler chromosome 5, Walnut 2.0, whole genome shotgun sequence and contains these coding sequences:
- the LOC108997823 gene encoding NAC domain-containing protein 40-like produces the protein MIHQREKQRDMEVPSGETEIEGISKQAKILITASTMFPGFRFSPTDVELISFYLQKKVEGSDKRVEVISEVDMYGYEPWDLPAKSVIQSDNEWFFFSPRGRKYANGLQSRRTTELGYWKATGKGRNVKSGPEMIGTKRTLVFHKGRAPKGERTEWIMHEYCMDGISQDTLVVCQLRKNSGFHLNDSSNRASSRQRNLLTLPSINHAVSKVGVEELGLSKGGEAVGRSHDSYSNNQTDSTAEYDQKLTNVAAMAETSSHQKGAGIEEDLYAEILRDDIVKLDESSSSVTPRPLPVMTRAEGVAQQPIQEIAARGLPLQGRANSRIKPRMKKARVFPADASKLLETGEDENPNQEQPPKYPLGRFSLRTSNHWRASLLFVILTSLALFVSLLGGSRCKLEG